The Erythrobacter sp. Alg231-14 genome has a segment encoding these proteins:
- a CDS encoding MFS transporter, protein MNDTVASSSASTKPSFWTKLAYGIGSVAYGTKDAGLKFFLLLFYSQVVGVDSRLVSLAILVALVFDAISDPVVGYWSDNFRSKWGRRHPFMYAAALPVAISYYFIWTPPEGWSDQAMFWYIVGLAIVIRTFITVYETPSTALAPELSSDYDERSSILSFRYFFGWVGGNAMSVIAFVVIFPAFVTASVSNGQFNPDAYARYGLIGSLVIFVAILVSALGTHNYIPHLRQAPVKRDLTLKMIFKDIYRTIAGRSFFALFFASLIAFSASGLSAGLVFYFTTYFWGFSAEQVGAITIGVFFSAMIGGSLAPIVTRWLGKKRGALIVGVIAFVGAPMPIFLRLIDVLPENGTPEIFWIVLITQTIDVGLIICYQILAASMMADLVEQAEDQTGNRSEGLFFAAATFMRKFGEGFGIVIAGFVLSVVGLSAGAQQGDLSEDTIWMLGAVYVPVILTLFMTVIAIVSFYDIDRAKHEAALERLAERKAVS, encoded by the coding sequence ATGAACGACACCGTGGCAAGCTCGTCGGCTTCAACAAAACCATCATTTTGGACAAAGCTGGCCTATGGCATTGGCTCGGTTGCCTATGGGACGAAGGATGCGGGTCTAAAATTCTTCCTGTTGCTTTTCTATTCTCAAGTTGTCGGGGTGGATTCGCGGCTGGTTAGTTTGGCCATTCTGGTTGCGTTGGTATTTGATGCGATTAGCGACCCTGTTGTCGGATATTGGTCGGACAATTTTCGATCAAAATGGGGACGTCGACATCCGTTTATGTACGCCGCCGCGCTGCCGGTCGCGATCAGTTACTACTTCATCTGGACACCGCCAGAGGGGTGGAGCGATCAGGCGATGTTTTGGTACATCGTCGGCCTCGCGATTGTCATTCGGACATTCATCACCGTTTACGAAACACCCAGCACGGCGTTGGCGCCCGAATTGTCGAGTGATTACGACGAGCGCAGCAGCATATTAAGCTTCCGCTATTTCTTTGGCTGGGTTGGTGGCAATGCAATGTCCGTCATCGCGTTTGTTGTGATATTTCCGGCATTTGTGACGGCGTCTGTGTCAAATGGTCAATTCAATCCAGATGCCTATGCCCGGTACGGATTGATCGGCTCATTGGTGATTTTTGTAGCAATCTTGGTCTCCGCATTAGGGACGCACAATTACATTCCGCATTTGCGGCAGGCACCCGTCAAACGTGACCTGACGCTTAAGATGATATTCAAAGACATCTATAGAACGATTGCCGGTCGGTCATTTTTCGCGTTGTTCTTTGCATCGTTGATCGCATTCAGTGCGAGCGGCCTATCGGCAGGATTGGTGTTCTATTTCACAACCTATTTTTGGGGCTTTAGCGCCGAACAAGTTGGCGCCATCACGATCGGTGTGTTCTTCTCCGCCATGATAGGTGGATCATTGGCCCCAATCGTCACCCGTTGGTTGGGCAAGAAGCGTGGCGCCTTGATCGTCGGGGTGATTGCCTTTGTCGGCGCCCCAATGCCAATATTCCTAAGGCTGATTGACGTCTTGCCAGAAAACGGCACGCCCGAAATATTCTGGATTGTGCTGATCACACAGACGATCGATGTCGGATTGATCATTTGTTATCAAATCCTCGCTGCATCCATGATGGCGGATTTGGTGGAACAAGCAGAAGATCAGACGGGTAATCGATCCGAAGGGCTGTTTTTTGCCGCAGCCACATTCATGCGCAAATTCGGCGAAGGGTTCGGCATTGTTATCGCCGGTTTCGTTCTTTCTGTGGTCGGCCTATCGGCAGGGGCACAGCAAGGCGATTTGAGCGAAGACACGATCTGGATGTTGGGCGCGGTTTATGTGCCGGTGATCTTGACCTTGTTTATGACCGTGATCGCCATCGTCAGTTTTTACGACATCGATCGCGCCAAGCACGAAGCCGCATTGGAACGGTTGGCGGAACGCAAAGCCGTTTCTTAA